From the genome of Nicotiana tabacum cultivar K326 chromosome 17, ASM71507v2, whole genome shotgun sequence:
TTCCGCTAGACTAAAATCGATCGACCACTTCCGTGGTACAATAGGATTTTCTGTCCCAACAGTTTCTTTTCTAGCTGTAGATAGCACtcgtgtttttcttttcttttgttttggttaGTTTATTACCTTATACTATAGAGTTATACTCCTAATTAGCATCGTCCTAACTCCCGGGCATTGTTTTTGTCCCGCTATGAGTTTTTTACACACTTCcttttttaactattattttaaaaaaatagcataatttattgtttattttataaagagcacctttttttttcattattagcatattacaaaaattaagcccaacattcatcttcttcactccaTTTTTAAAAATTCGATGCATATTTGAATGCCAcctaaattcaagatgtattgatttatacgtcttttatactttgtatatcaagtatcactttaattcaaaatgtatttttatgtatataatttttgtatatttatttgtgaagtgccatcttattttaagatgtatttttaatgtatatttcaaatatattttatatgtcaagtgccattttaattcaggatgtattttttatatatatgttttttgtatatttatatgccatcttaattaaatttaagatatattttttatgtatatttcacatgtctaagtgtcatcttaattgaagatgtattttttatgaatactttttgtatattttatatgtgttaattcaatatatatatttttatatacgtTTTGTATATATCAACGTATATTATTATCGAAGTAAGATGTTTAtgttaagaaaggaagaaagaaggaagagaaaaacttaagaaagataactaaaaagaaaacgaatggaacaaatttagaaaatatattggaTTCGGCAGAagatgaaaaaaaagaaggaaaactaatagataaagagaaaaaaaggaataatttttgtacaaagaattattgactttccattcaaattgcttatgtttagaaattaataattaatattcctattttaatggaactgtgtgttacaaatataaatattttccttCTACAACTGTAATATTAGATTTCATGCTacgaatttgttatatttcttttaaagtgtAACAGTTATATATAACTAATAATGCATACGATTAAAAAGCGTACCAAATAAGATATTATTAATATACAAAGTGGGTGAGAACAAAAAAAAGAGTCCAAATCAGTTATTTTTTGCCACATGGCATTCTTTGTTATTAAAAATGTTTTcttactctttttatttttgttttacatttttattcttttctttttctttctcttcattATTTTTCTTCCCTCCTTTGCCTGAACTCACGCTGGAAGGAGTTCGGGTGTTTGCTAGTTGCTACAACTAGTTTTTGGGAGTAGAAAAATAGTTTTCTCTTTTACAGGATTTTGACATGGGGTATTAGGACCAATATTAAAATAAAAGGATTCaacagaaagaaacaaaaaaaataggcAAAATACACAccagcttcttcttcttcgacgagggggagaaaatggacaaaaataaaaatgaagagaGGAGTAGGGGGAGGAAGAAAAATGGACTCACTATAACAAATAAAAATGAAgggagaaaaaagagagagaaaagtggTAAAACCCTATAGCTAATTGAGATTTTTATACTAATATTATTTCTGAATAAGATTTTATAGTATCAGAGCACAAAGTGCATAGTTAATGACTACGTTGCAGAGGCGAAGTTATGCAGATTTCTGATAATTTTGGCATATGTTGCATTTAAAGAATTTGTAAGGGGAACTATGAGGGAATGAGATTTGTTACATTATGTGGAAACTTCTGTGGAAAATGGAGTTTGAATCTGGAAAAATGAATGAGGGTGTtgagaagaaaaaggagaaatgagtTGAAGAAAATTAGTTGCCGGAAATGTCTGGAAATTCATTTTTTCAGTGAAAATTCCACATTTTCTGGCAATACGCGCTCAATTAAGGTGGGGAATCGTGACAAAATTATACTACGTAAATAGGGCAAAAACAGTTTTTTTTCGTGCATAAGGTAATGTAATCCAAAAATTGCTTTAGGTTGCAGGTTTGAATTCCCTATTTAAAATTCCTGGCTCAACCATAGCAAAGTCATGTCTAATAGGCACATTTTGCACAAATGTTCGCTGGCCTATAAGTCATGACCTCAATCGAGGTGTAAATGAAATTTTTTGGTATGCTTGGGGATTGTCTATGAATTCTGCCTTTAGAGATCCACTGGTCTTATGCTTCATGCTTGGAGGTTAGGTCCCGTCTCCTATTAAGTTAAACGTTGTCTTCGCGCTCGTGTGTTTTGGGATTGTCTATGAATTCTCCCCTTAGAGATCTATTGGGATTCTACTCCATGCTTGGAGCTAAGGTCTCGTATCCTTTTAAGTAAAACATCTTTCCTCGCGCTCATGTCTTTTAAAACAATGGTTGGAAGCAAGGCCCTGAGCATTTACGTTTCTGGAGATCCCTGCTTTCTTCCTTGGTAAACATAGTGGTTTGAAACGATATTTTGTGTATTTTTCATACTTTGATATATGTGCGATTTGCTAAAGAGTTAGTTGTATTCAAATTTGTCAGGTTAAACAAATTCCTGAGACGTTCTTGTCAACTGATCATTACTTCCATTCATTCATCAGTCCGCTTATCGAAGAAACACATGCTGATTTGCTCTCAGGCGTGAGAGCTGCCTGGCAATCTCCTGCACTTGAGGTTATTGATGTCAAATCATCAGCAGATTTTAAGCCTCCTAGGGCTTTATACTACAACATTTGGTTAAATAGAGCTAGCGAGGGAGAAAGAGTTAGAAAAACATATGAACCAGGGGTTGGAGATCTGATTGCACTATCAGATGTGAGGGCGAAAAGCATTGATGATTTCAACAGACCAAAGAGATCATTTCTCATTGCATTAGTACAAGGAAAAGATGTAGGTTCAGACAGGCTATCTATCCTGTCTTCGAAGACTATCCCATTTAAAAAACCAGACAGGGAAAAGGGTGAACGAGGAGACAGACTCTTCATTGTTTACCTTTCTAATCTTACAACGAATATTCGAATATGGAAAGCTTTGAATTCAGACATGGAAAGTGCCAACTTGAACATAATTAGGACTGTGCTGAAAGTTGATCCAAGTGTTGTAAGTAAATTTCTGTCTCTCTTACTCTTGTTGCAGCCATTCTGAAGGAATATTTTATGGACTCTTTCCCTATTAGTTTTGATCTACAATTTTCCTTGATTAAGGTCTAGTAAATTTCAATTATTTTGCAGGATGAAGAGAAGTGTGTTCTTTGCTCCTTCAGTGAAACGAAAGCTAGTGCCATATCAAATCACAGGACTACCATTGAGTCATTTGGGCTAGATAATGCTCAACAAGAGGCTGTTATAAGTTGTATTGCTACAAGAGAATGTGGCCACCGGAATGCTATTAATCTAGTTTGGGGTCCTCCTGGAACTGGCAAAACAAAAACAGTTGCTTCCTTACTTTATCTCCTGTTTAAAATGAAATGCAGAACTTTGACTTGTGCTCCCACAAACATTGCTGTCTTCGGAATTATAAAGAGGGTGATGCAACTACTACAGGATGGTCTGGAATATGAAACATACGGATTAGGAGATATAGTTCTATTTGGTAATGGGAAAAGAATGGGCATTGATGATCATGAAGACCTGTTCGATGTATTTCTTGATAACCGTGTTGCGGCTCTTGGGAGCTCTCTGTCTCCTGATCATGGGTGGAAAAATCATATACTGTCCATGGTATCTTTTCTTGAAGATCCTGAAGAGCAATACCGTGAATActtgggaaaagaaaaagaaaataaggaacatAACACGGATGATGTTGAGGTGGAAGAGAAAGCAAGGATTACAAGTATAAATGATCAAGGACTAGATAAGAATAGGAAGAGTAAGCTGCGGAAAACATTCGTCCGTCAGACCTTAAAAGATAACGAGAAGATATCAAACGATGAAAAAAATTCGCAAATGAGATCAGTTGGCAATGCGAACAAGGTCAATTCTGCTGTGAGCATTCAGAATGAAGGGGAGGCAAGAAACAAACAAGACGGTAGTTGGACATTTGAGGAGTTTGTTATCAATAAATTCAAAAGGATCCAGGAGCAGTTGACATTTTGTCTAACAAGCTTGTACACTTATCTTCCTACTTCTTTCCTTCCACTAGAAGTAGTTAAAGATATGATCAGAGTTCTTGAGATGCTTCAAACTCTTGAAACACTGTTCCGCACTGTGGCAACATTCAAAAGGTCAAAAGAAATTCTGTATGGAGTTGAAATTGTTACAAGGAATAATGGGAGACATTTTCGGAATATGTATGCAACTAAAACAGAAAGCATCAAAATATTGAAATCTCTTAGCGAGAGAATCTCTCTTCCTAATATCACTGATATTCGAAGTTTTTGTCTGAAAGGTGCATGTTTGATTTTCTGCACTGCTTCTAGCTCCTCAAAATTGTACACAGAAGGAATGATCCCTCTGGAGATGGTGGTAATTGATGAAGCTGCTCAGTTGAAAGAATGTGAATCCATTATTCCCCTACAGCTCCCTGGTATCCGTCATGCCATACTTATTGGGGATGAGAAACAATTGCCTGCAATGGTTCAGAGCAAGGTTTTCTGTTAATCTTGTTATTATGATACTTGTTTCCTAAAAGTTGGCTTTGTTGCTCTTATATCATTGACATTGTGTCTATTATTGACAGATCTCTGagaaggctgactttggaagGAGCTTATTTGAGAGGCTGGTAATAATAGGGCACAAGAAGCACCTTCTTAATGTTCAATATAGGATGCATCCTGCAATTAGTTTGTTTCCAAATAGAGAGTTCTATGAAAACAAAATTATGGATGGTCCGAATGTGAAAGAAGCAATGTATGAGAAGAGATTTCTTAAAGGAAACATTTTCGGTTCCTATTCATTTATTAACATAAGCAGTGGAAAAGAGGAGTATGATAACAAACACAGCACAAGAAATATGGCAGAAGTTTATGTCATTGCTGAGATCGTTGCCAACCTTTATAAAGGTAATACTTCATCTTTCAGGTACTTCATTTATGCTTATAAtgaatttttcatgttttcagtTCTGTATTTTGATTAGCTTGGAAATCGTGTTGGAAAATCTGATTTATTTTTTCCTAACTATAGAATCTGTTGCTTCAAGGCAAAAGGTTTCTGTTGGTTGTATATCTCCCTACAAGGCTCAAGTTTTTGCAATTCAGCAAAAACTTGGACAGAAATATAGCACAGATGTCAATAGCTACTTCTCAGTGAATGTACGATCTGTTGATGGTTTTCAAGGCTGTGAAGAAGATGTGGTTATTATCTCCACTGTTCGTGGTAATGGGAGTGGATTAGTGGGATTCCTTTCTAGTCGTCAGAGAGCAAATGTAGCACTGACTCGAGCAAGGTACTAATTTATTGGACAACACTGTTACATGTAAAATTATTGAATGTTGAGGATGATTATACTGCCATCTTTTGGTGGTAATTCAGTGATAGAACAATTGATGAGCATGCTCTTAGTTGTTTCATTGGCTTTGTACACAGGTTCTGCCTTTGGATATTAGGGAATGCCACAACATTGGTTAACAGTGGTTCCATTTGGAAGCAATTAGTCATTGACTCCAAGGCTCGTGGTTGTTTCTTTGATG
Proteins encoded in this window:
- the LOC107780673 gene encoding uncharacterized protein LOC107780673 isoform X1; protein product: MESANLNIIRTVLKVDPSVDEEKCVLCSFSETKASAISNHRTTIESFGLDNAQQEAVISCIATRECGHRNAINLVWGPPGTGKTKTVASLLYLLFKMKCRTLTCAPTNIAVFGIIKRVMQLLQDGLEYETYGLGDIVLFGNGKRMGIDDHEDLFDVFLDNRVAALGSSLSPDHGWKNHILSMVSFLEDPEEQYREYLGKEKENKEHNTDDVEVEEKARITSINDQGLDKNRKSKLRKTFVRQTLKDNEKISNDEKNSQMRSVGNANKVNSAVSIQNEGEARNKQDGSWTFEEFVINKFKRIQEQLTFCLTSLYTYLPTSFLPLEVVKDMIRVLEMLQTLETLFRTVATFKRSKEILYGVEIVTRNNGRHFRNMYATKTESIKILKSLSERISLPNITDIRSFCLKGACLIFCTASSSSKLYTEGMIPLEMVVIDEAAQLKECESIIPLQLPGIRHAILIGDEKQLPAMVQSKISEKADFGRSLFERLVIIGHKKHLLNVQYRMHPAISLFPNREFYENKIMDGPNVKEAMYEKRFLKGNIFGSYSFINISSGKEEYDNKHSTRNMAEVYVIAEIVANLYKESVASRQKVSVGCISPYKAQVFAIQQKLGQKYSTDVNSYFSVNVRSVDGFQGCEEDVVIISTVRGNGSGLVGFLSSRQRANVALTRARFCLWILGNATTLVNSGSIWKQLVIDSKARGCFFDVHEDKSLTQAILSATIEVGQIETLLSMDSPLFETAKWKVLFSEDFSKSLARIKDAMIRAEVISLLVKLSSGWRMSGKHNIFYNNGGNSSELLEIYSVKYLKLIWTVDILLENSTYYQVLKIWDIIPGYQIPKLAKDIDILFDVYTVNMMNRCKCKCVERNLTLPMTWAIDGSDDSIDKNLARQLAPMSFRKMQEFKSQVVSDSNNVKLKEEIEDSYQMKIRCPCGSSLQTETMIQCEDKRCRTWQHVSCVIIPEKPIEGGAPPNPPETFYCELCRLSRADPFWEMIENPLYPVKLAFTGVPADGRNIEQRIEKTFQLTTAAKQDYDLQAWCILLSDKVQFRMQWPQHADLQVNGIPVHCIDRTGSQLLGANGRDYGAIITQCSRDGINKILLGGLDARVFCLGVRLVKRRTFQQILNMIPKEPDGEIFEDALARVRRCVGGRTATENADSDPDLEAVVTDFVPVNLRCPLSGSRIKVAGRFKPCVHMGCFDLEVFLEMNQRSRKWQCPICLKNYSLEDVVIDPYFNRITSQLRTCGEKVAEVEIKPDGSWGAKADGDVGHWYLPDGILIESLDI
- the LOC107780673 gene encoding uncharacterized protein LOC107780673 isoform X2, giving the protein MESANLNIIRTVLKVDPSVDEEKCVLCSFSETKASAISNHRTTIESFGLDNAQQEAVISCIATRECGHRNAINLVWGPPGTGKTKTVASLLYLLFKMKCRTLTCAPTNIAVFGIIKRVMQLLQDGLEYETYGLGDIVLFGNGKRMGIDDHEDLFDVFLDNRVAALGSSLSPDHGWKNHILSMVSFLEDPEEQYREYLGKEKENKEHNTDDVEVEEKARITSINDQGLDKNRKSKLRKTFVRQTLKDNEKISNDEKNSQMRSVGNANKVNSAVSIQNEGEARNKQDGSWTFEEFVINKFKRIQEQLTFCLTSLYTYLPTSFLPLEVVKDMIRVLEMLQTLETLFRTVATFKRSKEILYGVEIVTRNNGRHFRNMYATKTESIKILKSLSERISLPNITDIRSFCLKGACLIFCTASSSSKLYTEGMIPLEMVVIDEAAQLKECESIIPLQLPGIRHAILIGDEKQLPAMVQSKISEKADFGRSLFERLVIIGHKKHLLNVQYRMHPAISLFPNREFYENKIMDGPNVKEAMYEKRFLKGNIFGSYSFINISSGKEEYDNKHSTRNMAEVYVIAEIVANLYKESVASRQKVSVGCISPYKAQVFAIQQKLGQKYSTDVNSYFSVNVRSVDGFQGCEEDVVIISTVRGNGSGLVGFLSSRQRANVALTRARFCLWILGNATTLVNSGSIWKQLVIDSKARGCFFDVHEDKSLTQAILSATIEVGQIETLLSMDSPLFETAKWKVLFSEDFSKSLARIKDAMIRAEVISLLVKLSSGWRMSGKHNIFYNNGGNSSELLEIYSVKYLKLIWTVDILLENSTYYQVLKIWDIIPGYQIPKLAKDIDILFDVYTVNMMNRCKCKCVERNLTLPMTWAIDGSDDSIDKNLARQLAPMSFRKMQEFKSQVVSDSNNVKLKEEIEDSYQMKIRCPCGSSLQTETMIQCEDKRCRTWQHVSCVIIPEKPIEGGAPPNPPETFYCELCRLSRADPFWEMIENPLYPVKLAFTGVPADGNIEQRIEKTFQLTTAAKQDYDLQAWCILLSDKVQFRMQWPQHADLQVNGIPVHCIDRTGSQLLGANGRDYGAIITQCSRDGINKILLGGLDARVFCLGVRLVKRRTFQQILNMIPKEPDGEIFEDALARVRRCVGGRTATENADSDPDLEAVVTDFVPVNLRCPLSGSRIKVAGRFKPCVHMGCFDLEVFLEMNQRSRKWQCPICLKNYSLEDVVIDPYFNRITSQLRTCGEKVAEVEIKPDGSWGAKADGDVGHWYLPDGILIESLDI